Genomic DNA from Candidatus Neomarinimicrobiota bacterium:
TGCATACTGCACTGGAAAGCGTTCAAAAGTTATTACTTTAAGTGCTTCCTTATAGGCTTTGATTGCCTTCTTGCGGTTCTCAGCAGTTTCTTTATAATTTGACAATTTGTTGTAAACATCGCCGAGTAGGAAAAAAGCATATGCTCTTTCTTTTTTTTCGAGGTTCTTTATAATTTCGTTGATTAACATCGGTAGGAGTTCATATGTATGCTCTATTGGTTCTATCAAAGAGTATAAGTTCCTAAAACGTATATAGATGTTTTCTTCATAATTTGTTTTACATTTGCAAAACAAAAATTTAATTTCGTCTTCGATTTTTCCTTCTTTCTTTAATTTTTCTTGATAGTATCGAAGTGCTAAACAATAATTTTCAGGAACATCTTCGAAAATAACATCCTGAAACTGGTCTAATGCCCATAAAAGTTTATCATTCTCAAGTTTCATTATTTTTGCGTCAATTGCTTCGCCCCATACTTTTTTATCCAATATTTTATTTAGAATCTGGAAATCTACAGGTTCAAACATTGTAATGACTGATATGTTTTTTACAAAATCATACGCATCCTGAGAGAGAGATGTTTCAAAAACTCTGAGTATATACTCTTGTACATCTTCATCACTTGCAAAATCTAAGCCCTGCTTGAAATTTTCTAAATTGCTAATTCCTACTCTTTCTAAGTTACTGACAAGAAGATAGGTTGCAACGGGATGCCCTTCTCCTACTTCTCCTATCTTTACTGCATCCTCTTGATTTAGTTTTTTACCCAGGCGACAAGCTATAATTTCTACTAAACGATCCCGTTCATTTTCTTCAATAACATCAAGAGGCAAACGATAATAGGCAAGTCTGGTTTCTTTTTTTGAAGTAAAAAGTATTGAGCCATTCCTTAGGGCATTGTTACCCTTTCTTATTAGCTTTTTAAGGCTTTCATCAATCTCATCAGCCTTAATATTATCTATAAAAAGTATTATGCCTTTACTATTCAATTTTGAAAGGATAAGGTTTATTTTTGATTCTGTATTTTCTTTTTTCATTTCAGAAGGAAGCACCAAGCAGTCAATAAGGTCATCGATAGATAAATAACGAAAATGTTTTGGAGCAAGAATTTTTGAAGCCCACTCATAACCTGTACCAGAAGAATACGTCCCCTCTATTCCAGTGTATATGATCTTCTTACCAAAGATTTTATAAAGAGATAGAACCAACTCACAAAGGGTTGTTTTACCTATACCTCCTACCCCACTAACCTCTGTACACCTGCCAGATCCAACTTTTTCAAACAAGTCTTTTAATTCCTCTCGTCTTCCCACAAAATTCCCCAGGTTGATCTTTTTCTCTGAATACCACTTGATGACATTTGATACGAGATCTTCAACAACCTTTTGAATACTTTCATTATCTCTTTTTATTCGTGGACAATACTCTATTGATTCAATTTCATCTCTGAATTTCCATAAATTAGGAGAACCATCTCTGCTTGGCCATGTTTCATCAATGATATAACACATATGTGGCTTCTTCTCCGCAAGTGAAAACCGGTATTCACACCAGGTGTAAGAGATTTTTTCTTTCCCTGTTTTCATATCACAATCCGCTTTACAGCTATCTTTATACACACATAACTCTACATTCGACCCATAGTATGGGGATATAAGAAAAATGACAACATCACATTTTAATAGCTCATCTAATGCCCTTTTCTGCGAGGGTTCACCAGTTGGAATGAATACTTCCATACC
This window encodes:
- a CDS encoding tetratricopeptide repeat protein; this encodes MNRINKKRKGVLSVFLSSTFRDLKDERAELLKQIGKAFEAVGMEVFIPTGEPSQKRALDELLKCDVVIFLISPYYGSNVELCVYKDSCKADCDMKTGKEKISYTWCEYRFSLAEKKPHMCYIIDETWPSRDGSPNLWKFRDEIESIEYCPRIKRDNESIQKVVEDLVSNVIKWYSEKKINLGNFVGRREELKDLFEKVGSGRCTEVSGVGGIGKTTLCELVLSLYKIFGKKIIYTGIEGTYSSGTGYEWASKILAPKHFRYLSIDDLIDCLVLPSEMKKENTESKINLILSKLNSKGIILFIDNIKADEIDESLKKLIRKGNNALRNGSILFTSKKETRLAYYRLPLDVIEENERDRLVEIIACRLGKKLNQEDAVKIGEVGEGHPVATYLLVSNLERVGISNLENFKQGLDFASDEDVQEYILRVFETSLSQDAYDFVKNISVITMFEPVDFQILNKILDKKVWGEAIDAKIMKLENDKLLWALDQFQDVIFEDVPENYCLALRYYQEKLKKEGKIEDEIKFLFCKCKTNYEENIYIRFRNLYSLIEPIEHTYELLPMLINEIIKNLEKKERAYAFFLLGDVYNKLSNYKETAENRKKAIKAYKEALKVITFERFPVQYAMIQNNLGIAYGTLAEVEDTVENCEKAIKAYNEALKVYTHNFFPMDYAMTQNNLGTAYRKLAEVKDTVENCEKAIKAFNEALKVYTPDRFPIDYAKTQNNLGTTYGTLAEVEDTVENCEKAIKAYNEALKVYTHNFFPMDYAMTQNNLGTAYRKLAEVKDTVENCEKAIKAFNEALKVYTPDRFPIDYAKTQNNLGTTYGTLAEVEDTVENCEKAIKAYNEALKVYTHNFFPMDYAMTQNNLGTAYRKLAEVKDTVENCEKAIKAYNEALKFYIPDRFPMLYAKTQNNIGAAYRTLAEVKDTAENCKKAIKAFNETLKVYIPNRFPIDYAMTQNNLGTAYNKLAEVEGKAENCENAIKAYNEALKVFTKEEFPEIYPLVVENLKNLLRFCRGDK